DNA from Paucidesulfovibrio gracilis DSM 16080:
CCAGCCCTTCCACGGGATCGCAGGTCAGACCCAGATGATGCTCCAGGGCGATTTCCGCCGCATTTTCCGCCACACGGAAATCATGCCCGAATCCGTAGGCCAACATAGCCGCAGCCATGCTCGAGGCCACGCCCACTTCCCCCTGGCACCCCACCTCGGCTCCGGCGATGCTGGCGTTGTGCTTGCAGAGGAATCCCACGGCAGCGGCGGCCATCAACCCCCGGCGCACGGCCATGCGCGGCAGTTTGAAGCCATCCAGCATGACCTTGATCACGGAGGGCAGCACGCCGGAAGCTCCGGCCGTGGGCGCGGTCACCACGCAATGCCCGGTGGCGTTTTCCTCAGCGGCGGCCACGGCGTAGGCGTTGAGTTCCAGCAGAAAACGATCGCGGATGCCCTTTTCGCAGGCGCGCAACAGCAAGGTCGGCCCCTTGCGGTTCAGGCCGATGCTTCCGGGCAAAACACCTTCGGTGTTCAGGCCGTTGTCCACGGCCGCGAGCATGACGTCCACCAGCCGGTCCAACCCCTCCACCACCTCTGGCATGGAGCTGCCGGTAACGGCCTGTTCATTTTGCAAAATCAGCTCATGCAGGGGCAGTCCGGTACGATGCAAGGCCCGGCGTAAATCCAGCATGGTGGAATACGGATGTTCAGGGTTGCCGGTTTCCGGCGCGACCCAGCCCTTCCATTGTAAAAACCCGCCGCCCACGGAGTAATATTCCTGCTCCAGCAGGATCTTTTCGCCGCCCATGAGACGAAATATCATGGTGTTGGCATACGGAT
Protein-coding regions in this window:
- a CDS encoding L-serine ammonia-lyase, producing the protein MRHVTTSLFELFKIGPGPSSSHTIAPMRAGRDFLRRCRALPREALHLAERFEVRLLGSLSATGQGHGTDRAVIGGLLDYCPEHCPADLLSRLTRPEEPHRVDLGGREIPLQPGDIVFGAIHHDHPYANTMIFRLMGGEKILLEQEYYSVGGGFLQWKGWVAPETGNPEHPYSTMLDLRRALHRTGLPLHELILQNEQAVTGSSMPEVVEGLDRLVDVMLAAVDNGLNTEGVLPGSIGLNRKGPTLLLRACEKGIRDRFLLELNAYAVAAAEENATGHCVVTAPTAGASGVLPSVIKVMLDGFKLPRMAVRRGLMAAAAVGFLCKHNASIAGAEVGCQGEVGVASSMAAAMLAYGFGHDFRVAENAAEIALEHHLGLTCDPVEGLVQIPCIERNAMGAVKAYNAYLIAAAELPAHHVVDLDRAIHAMAETGRDMNTKYKETSRGGLAVSMVNC